A window of the Lolium perenne isolate Kyuss_39 chromosome 7, Kyuss_2.0, whole genome shotgun sequence genome harbors these coding sequences:
- the LOC127323795 gene encoding ethylene-responsive transcription factor 1B-like: MEPPNDHYYHHGYSVSFSSSVQYTHNQHGFTDMENGDDELSSFLMEAVSTPTTSSSSASSASAWEEQEFVYGKRGGSEITTTPAVSSSFQESHGGGASSARMPDSPNPLIGVRKRPWGKYAAEIRDSTRNGKRVWLGTFNSPEAAALAYDQAAFAVRGPAAVLNFPVERVQESLAALGIGSAAAAPGDSPALALKRRHCIRKRNPSKNKRTGTAATAAAASATSVLELEDLGADYLEELLTLSDL; encoded by the coding sequence ATGGAGCCGCCAAATGATCACTACTACCACCACGGCTATTCTGTGTCTTTCTCCTCCAGTGTACAGTACACCCACAATCAGCATGGTTTTACTGATATGGAGAATGGCGACGACGAGCTGTCGTCGTTCCTCATGGAAGCCGTCTCCACCCCCACCACCAGCAGCAGCTCAGCTTCCTCTGCAAGTGCCTGGGAGGAGCAGGAATTCGTCTACGGCAAGCGAGGCGGCAGCGAGATCACGACGACGCCTGCCGTGTCGTCGTCATTTCAAGAAAGCCACGGGGGCGGCGCGAGCAGCGCGCGCATGCCGGACTCGCCGAACCCGCTGATCGGGGTGCGGAAGCGGCCGTGGGGAAAGTACGCCGCTGAGATCCGGGACTCCACCCGCAACGGCAAACGCGTCTGGCTCGGCACCTTCAACTCGCCCGAGGCCGCCGCGCTCGCCTACGATCAGGCCGCCTTCGCCGTGCGCGGCCCGGCGGCCGTGCTCAACTTCCCCGTCGAGCGCGTGCAGGAGTCGCTCGCCGCGCTGGGCATtggcagcgccgccgccgccccggggGACTCGCCTGCCCTCGCGCTCAAGCGGAGGCACTGCATCCGGAAGAGAAACCCCAGCAAGAACAAGAGGACGGGCACGGCGGCGACGGCAGCTGCTGCGTCCGCGACGTCCGTGCTGGAGCTGGAGGACCTTGGAGCGGACTACCTCGAGGAGCTGCTCACCTTGTCCGATCTGTGA